A window of Actinomycetota bacterium contains these coding sequences:
- a CDS encoding type II toxin-antitoxin system VapC family toxin, translated as MILVDSNIPMYLVGAEHPSKTRAQRVLERLIDAGERLVTDVEVLQEILHRYTAIDRPDAIQPAFDAILGVVDEVLPVLEDHVQEAKRIVLGRYGLSARDALHLGVMADHGIGRILSFDAGFDAYPDVERLS; from the coding sequence ATGATCCTGGTCGACTCGAACATCCCGATGTACCTCGTCGGCGCCGAGCACCCCTCCAAGACCCGTGCGCAGCGGGTCCTCGAACGCCTCATCGACGCCGGGGAGCGCCTGGTCACCGACGTCGAGGTACTCCAGGAGATCCTGCACCGCTACACCGCCATCGACCGCCCCGATGCGATCCAGCCCGCGTTCGACGCGATCCTGGGCGTGGTGGACGAGGTCCTGCCCGTCCTGGAGGATCACGTGCAGGAGGCCAAGCGCATCGTGCTGGGCCGCTACGGGCTGTCGGCCCGCGACGCCTTGCACCTCGGCGTCATGGCCGACCACGGCATCGGTCGCATCCTCAGCTTCGACGCGGGCTTCGACGCCTACCCCGACGTCGAGCGCCTGTCATGA
- a CDS encoding sensor histidine kinase, with protein MNRLRFRDLPLFGKFLLPFLGLVVVLGTLGTFVVVRDLVKRAEAELDETLARNSLEARSLLRDRELYLVESASFSANLAGMATALEARDAEDATRLLRSVIALKSDLDLLVVADPDGQTFLAFTPREGGTEAVRLDLDWRGDVLVRDAIADPTGSKYAGSVTVDDRTYLSVAGAVCSDPQGCAPTGVAIVGIDVDRIVASLTDAGADDGRTVALYGADGRLVSAASTRIPNEVPERPASGLLRHTSTVGGVEIATLFADWEVRGEVIGTVGVAVPTAPAFAAVRGAGWRLALLVLAGMVGIVVLGALISRLTTSRVKELLETSRAIGRGEFSVRAPVVGRDELGELASGVNQMAEELEAGRETLELRVQQRTEEVERLMRERNEIFASLSHELRTPLATILLETEMMLDPSFRKNTQWIGETGETIQGSAQQLLALVNDILELVRAEAGSIDVALEVIDVHDVIDDLRPTIEALARSSELALTLAIDDPLPPVRADDRRLREVLLNLVDNAVKYTPAGGAVSIDVTADADRVRIAVTDTGVGMPQDAGERIFEPFYRVPGARTQRGQASSGLGLALSKRLIEAQGGTIAFTSQPEEGSTFVVTLPAVPEPVDGQGSATLASELDRGRAPAPSG; from the coding sequence ATGAACCGACTGCGCTTCCGCGACCTGCCGCTGTTCGGCAAGTTCCTGCTGCCGTTCCTGGGCCTGGTCGTCGTGCTCGGCACGCTCGGCACGTTCGTGGTCGTGCGTGACCTCGTGAAGCGGGCCGAGGCCGAGCTCGACGAGACCCTGGCCCGCAACTCGCTCGAGGCGCGCTCGCTGCTGCGCGATCGGGAGCTGTACCTGGTGGAGTCGGCCAGCTTCTCGGCCAACCTCGCCGGCATGGCGACCGCGCTGGAGGCGCGCGATGCCGAGGACGCGACACGGCTGCTGCGTTCGGTGATCGCGCTGAAGAGCGACCTGGACCTGCTCGTCGTGGCCGACCCGGACGGGCAGACGTTCCTCGCCTTCACCCCACGCGAGGGCGGGACGGAAGCGGTGCGACTGGACTTGGACTGGCGCGGCGACGTCCTCGTCCGTGACGCGATCGCTGACCCCACCGGGTCCAAGTACGCGGGCTCGGTGACCGTCGACGACCGCACGTACCTGAGCGTGGCCGGTGCGGTGTGCTCCGACCCGCAGGGCTGCGCCCCGACCGGCGTCGCCATCGTCGGCATCGACGTGGATCGGATCGTGGCCTCGCTGACGGACGCCGGTGCCGACGACGGACGAACCGTGGCGCTCTACGGCGCCGACGGTCGGCTCGTGTCGGCCGCGAGCACGCGTATCCCGAACGAGGTCCCCGAGCGACCTGCGTCGGGGTTGCTGCGCCACACGAGCACCGTCGGCGGAGTCGAGATCGCGACGCTCTTCGCCGATTGGGAGGTCCGCGGAGAGGTCATCGGCACCGTCGGGGTCGCGGTCCCGACCGCTCCGGCCTTCGCAGCGGTCCGCGGAGCGGGGTGGCGGCTGGCGTTGCTGGTCCTGGCGGGGATGGTGGGCATCGTCGTGCTCGGGGCGCTCATCTCGCGCTTGACCACGTCCCGGGTGAAGGAGCTGCTGGAGACCAGCCGCGCGATCGGGCGCGGTGAGTTCTCCGTCCGTGCACCCGTGGTCGGCCGTGATGAGCTCGGCGAACTCGCCAGCGGCGTCAACCAGATGGCCGAGGAGCTCGAGGCTGGGCGCGAGACGCTCGAGCTGCGGGTGCAGCAGCGCACCGAGGAGGTCGAGCGGCTGATGCGCGAGCGCAACGAGATCTTCGCCTCGCTGAGCCACGAGCTGCGCACGCCGCTGGCGACCATCCTGCTGGAGACGGAGATGATGCTCGACCCCAGCTTCCGCAAGAACACGCAGTGGATCGGGGAGACGGGCGAGACCATCCAGGGTTCCGCGCAACAGCTCCTCGCGCTCGTGAACGACATCCTCGAGCTGGTCCGAGCCGAGGCTGGCAGTATCGACGTCGCCCTCGAGGTCATCGACGTCCACGACGTGATCGACGATCTGCGTCCGACCATCGAGGCGCTCGCCCGCTCCAGCGAGCTGGCCCTCACCCTCGCTATCGACGACCCGCTGCCTCCTGTCCGCGCCGACGACCGACGGCTGCGGGAGGTCCTGCTCAACCTCGTCGACAACGCGGTCAAGTACACCCCCGCGGGTGGCGCGGTGTCCATCGATGTGACCGCTGACGCTGATCGGGTCCGGATCGCCGTGACCGACACGGGCGTCGGCATGCCACAGGATGCGGGCGAGCGCATCTTCGAGCCGTTCTACCGCGTGCCGGGGGCACGCACACAGCGGGGCCAGGCGTCGAGCGGACTCGGACTCGCGTTGTCGAAGCGACTCATCGAGGCTCAGGGCGGCACCATCGCCTTCACCAGCCAGCCCGAGGAGGGGTCGACCTTCGTCGTCACCCTGCCGGCCGTTCCCGAGCCGGTCGACGGCCAGGGATCCGCGACGCTCGCATCCGAGCTCGATCGCGGACGTGCACCGGCACCATCGGGGTGA
- a CDS encoding type II toxin-antitoxin system VapC family toxin has product MLDTSTLIVLRELDDASQLPDEPLISAITLAELSVGPLVAATPQERQARQAHLQQAEADFDPLPFDDAAARAFGQVAASLRRAGRKTATRAYDAMIAAIAIANGLAVYTCNPHDFVGIDGLEVVPIELPSRG; this is encoded by the coding sequence TTGCTCGACACGAGCACGCTGATCGTGCTGCGCGAACTGGACGACGCTTCGCAGCTACCGGACGAGCCGTTGATCTCCGCGATCACGCTCGCGGAGCTGTCGGTAGGTCCGCTCGTGGCGGCTACTCCCCAGGAGCGCCAAGCACGGCAGGCCCACCTTCAACAGGCCGAAGCCGACTTCGACCCGTTGCCGTTCGACGACGCGGCGGCTCGAGCGTTCGGGCAGGTCGCGGCCTCTCTCCGGCGCGCGGGTCGCAAGACCGCTACACGGGCCTACGACGCGATGATCGCCGCGATCGCCATCGCCAACGGCCTGGCCGTCTACACGTGCAACCCCCACGACTTCGTGGGCATCGACGGACTCGAGGTGGTACCGATCGAGCTTCCATCGCGCGGGTAG
- a CDS encoding type II toxin-antitoxin system prevent-host-death family antitoxin, with protein MRDLRNHGGDIVDRVQRGEHLTVTRSGRPVAQLVPVRRPALKATVLLDRWRGLPAVEPEALRRDLASAVDASL; from the coding sequence ATGCGTGATCTGCGCAACCACGGGGGCGACATCGTGGACCGGGTGCAGCGGGGCGAGCATCTGACCGTCACGCGCTCGGGACGGCCGGTCGCCCAGCTGGTCCCGGTGCGACGGCCCGCACTGAAGGCCACCGTGCTGCTCGACCGGTGGCGTGGACTGCCGGCCGTCGAGCCCGAGGCTCTGCGACGCGATCTCGCCTCGGCAGTCGACGCGAGCCTGTGA
- a CDS encoding CocE/NonD family hydrolase: DSSDVATVIEALADAEWSTDRVGMYGLSFPGWSQMLALASDDAPSLKAVVPVSPVTDLWSLFTEQGATLEILEFRPPLFTAQLVTGARSARANETGRPFVPDTEPGHVACPRYSEEIETSPPVWNGDRTAYFQERDLRPLIDGTKVAVFATVGLRWDEGDPTGETWDLMVDQLDGVWDLLGPHRRFMLGQWAHGFPTRPDFDQMAVAWLDRYLRTYDRDDPGAIKPGVVEYEDDSGVWHTAKRWPPRATDATLWLSGDDLVADPGDVEASSRTFLSSDRVPCAGVCMRPFAGRLPGCVGDHLVYVSEPLTEEVVIAGHYTVDLTIESDLPDGTLASFLYHTDADDPCAVADHTESGQAIADLRHVFVDEGADFPVNTPTDITLTSVPLASRIPAGHRLVLTVGSAGWNTVPDPYRPHLTVTTGPGTVSALTLPVVEGTFATTS, from the coding sequence CGACTCGTCAGACGTGGCCACGGTGATCGAGGCGCTCGCCGACGCGGAGTGGAGCACCGACAGGGTCGGCATGTACGGCCTCAGCTTCCCCGGTTGGAGCCAGATGCTCGCGCTCGCCAGCGACGACGCACCGTCGCTGAAGGCGGTCGTCCCGGTCAGCCCGGTCACCGACCTGTGGAGCCTGTTCACCGAGCAGGGCGCGACGCTGGAGATCCTCGAGTTCCGGCCGCCGCTGTTCACTGCGCAGTTGGTGACCGGCGCTCGATCCGCGCGCGCCAACGAGACCGGTCGGCCGTTCGTGCCCGACACCGAGCCCGGCCACGTCGCCTGCCCCCGCTACAGCGAGGAGATCGAGACGTCCCCGCCGGTGTGGAACGGCGATCGCACCGCTTACTTCCAGGAGCGCGACCTACGCCCGCTGATCGACGGCACCAAGGTGGCGGTGTTCGCGACCGTGGGACTGCGGTGGGACGAGGGTGACCCGACGGGGGAGACCTGGGACCTCATGGTCGATCAGCTCGACGGGGTCTGGGATCTGCTCGGTCCGCACCGTCGCTTCATGCTGGGGCAGTGGGCTCACGGCTTCCCCACCCGCCCCGATTTCGACCAGATGGCGGTGGCGTGGCTCGACCGGTACCTGCGCACCTACGACCGCGACGATCCAGGCGCGATCAAGCCCGGTGTGGTGGAGTACGAGGACGACTCCGGCGTGTGGCACACCGCCAAGCGGTGGCCGCCCCGCGCCACCGACGCGACCCTGTGGCTCAGCGGCGACGACCTCGTCGCCGATCCCGGTGACGTGGAAGCGTCGAGCCGCACCTTCCTCAGCTCCGACCGGGTGCCGTGCGCGGGGGTCTGCATGCGGCCGTTCGCTGGTCGTCTGCCCGGCTGCGTCGGTGACCACCTCGTCTACGTGTCCGAGCCGCTGACCGAGGAGGTCGTGATCGCCGGCCACTACACGGTCGACCTCACCATCGAGAGCGACCTACCCGACGGCACGCTGGCCTCGTTCCTCTACCACACCGACGCGGACGATCCCTGTGCGGTGGCTGACCACACCGAGTCGGGCCAGGCGATCGCCGACCTGCGCCACGTGTTCGTCGACGAGGGCGCGGACTTCCCGGTCAACACCCCGACCGACATCACCCTGACCAGCGTGCCGCTGGCCAGCCGCATCCCCGCGGGCCACCGGCTCGTACTCACGGTCGGCTCGGCCGGGTGGAACACCGTGCCCGACCCCTACCGACCACACCTCACGGTCACCACCGGTCCGGGCACCGTCAGCGCCCTGACTCTGCCGGTCGTCGAGGGCACGTTCGCCACGACCTCATGA
- a CDS encoding antitoxin — MSKRLQVLLDEHEFDAIRQVAAAEGVTVSEWVRQVLRRARRERPSADAARKLAAIRAAARHDFPTADIDQMLTEIEAGYLGR, encoded by the coding sequence ATGAGTAAGCGGCTCCAGGTACTGCTCGATGAGCACGAGTTCGACGCCATCCGCCAGGTCGCGGCAGCGGAGGGAGTGACCGTGTCGGAGTGGGTCCGCCAGGTCCTCCGCCGTGCCCGGCGCGAGCGACCGTCGGCCGATGCCGCACGCAAGCTCGCGGCGATCCGCGCCGCGGCGAGGCACGACTTCCCCACCGCCGACATCGACCAGATGCTCACCGAGATCGAGGCCGGGTACCTGGGGCGATGA
- a CDS encoding response regulator transcription factor, producing the protein MAERKHPSGRGDADVVTLLLVDDHPMWRDTLRKVLEHGGAARVVAEANDGAEAIERARDVRPDVVIMDIALPGVDGVEATRAIVEFDPDVRVLALSSSDDPPQVIATIRAGAAGYLLKTATPAQLTDAVDRIHRGEAVLPPTLSGVVLGVLRGADPTDDLADEGEHPALERLTPREGQVLELIAEGRSNRAIAEALSVAPKSVEAYVRSIYTKLDLEPVPDDNRRVLAVLAYLGA; encoded by the coding sequence GTGGCCGAGCGGAAGCACCCGTCGGGCCGTGGCGACGCGGACGTCGTGACGCTGCTGCTGGTGGACGATCACCCGATGTGGCGGGACACGCTCCGCAAGGTGCTCGAGCACGGCGGGGCCGCACGGGTCGTCGCGGAGGCGAACGACGGGGCCGAAGCCATCGAGCGGGCCCGGGACGTGCGGCCGGACGTGGTGATCATGGACATCGCGCTCCCTGGCGTCGACGGGGTCGAGGCGACACGGGCGATCGTCGAGTTCGATCCCGACGTGCGCGTGCTCGCGTTGTCGTCCTCCGACGATCCTCCACAGGTGATCGCCACGATCCGAGCCGGCGCCGCCGGCTACCTGCTCAAGACCGCGACCCCGGCCCAGCTCACCGACGCGGTCGACCGCATCCACCGGGGTGAAGCCGTCCTGCCCCCCACGCTGTCCGGGGTCGTTCTCGGGGTGCTCCGGGGAGCCGACCCCACCGATGACCTCGCAGACGAGGGTGAACATCCGGCGCTGGAGCGGTTGACGCCCCGCGAAGGTCAGGTCCTCGAACTCATCGCCGAGGGACGCTCGAACCGCGCCATCGCGGAGGCCCTCTCGGTCGCTCCGAAGAGCGTCGAGGCGTACGTGCGCAGCATCTACACCAAGCTGGATCTCGAACCCGTGCCCGACGACAACCGCCGCGTCCTGGCCGTGCTCGCCTACCTCGGGGCGTGA